DNA from Methanospirillum lacunae:
AGGGATCGTCGGGGGAACTGGTAAGATCGGCGAGGGAATGGCGATGCGCCTGTCCCGGATCTATGACGTACTGGTAGGCTCGCGAGAAATTGAGAAGGCACAAGATACCTGCGAGTCTTGTTTGAGATATGCCGATGATAACGGGTTGTCCTGTACTGTCAGAGGCCTTACAAACCAGGAGGTTGTGGATGGAGCGGATGTAATTATCCTGGCTATCCCATACAAGCATCTTGATTCAACGATTGCAGGGCTCCATGGTCTTGAAGGGAAGATTGTGATAAGTCCAATCAATCCCATGGAAAAGCACGATTTCTTTGAGTATATTCCTCCTACAGAGGGATCTGCTGCTCTTCACCTGAAGAAGATTCTTCCCGAATCAACCCGTCTCTGCGTCGCATTCAACAATATTGCAGGAAACCGGTGGCGTGACATCGATGGAGAACTGGAATATTCAGTTGCAGTATGCGGTGATGATGAAGAATCCAAACTCATTGTTATGGATATGATCGATAGAATCTCCCTGCTCAAATCATATGATGCTGGTCCGCTCACGATGTCACCAGTCATTGAGGGTCTGACTGCCCTGGTGAATAATATCGCCAAGTGTAATCATATGAAAGACGTTGGGGTCAGATTCGTCTGATTATTATCAGGTAAATTTATGGTATCAGGAGAAGAGGTGAGTGCTGATTTCAAGAGGTTCGGCAACCGGCTGGTTGTTGAGCATCTTGTCGGTGCTAACTTCGGTAATATGAGCGTCA
Protein-coding regions in this window:
- the npdG gene encoding NADPH-dependent F420 reductase, translated to MKIGIVGGTGKIGEGMAMRLSRIYDVLVGSREIEKAQDTCESCLRYADDNGLSCTVRGLTNQEVVDGADVIILAIPYKHLDSTIAGLHGLEGKIVISPINPMEKHDFFEYIPPTEGSAALHLKKILPESTRLCVAFNNIAGNRWRDIDGELEYSVAVCGDDEESKLIVMDMIDRISLLKSYDAGPLTMSPVIEGLTALVNNIAKCNHMKDVGVRFV